In a genomic window of Acidobacteriota bacterium:
- a CDS encoding transposase has protein sequence VLALLLERVAERACRDTWRNIRDDLRQIKLAQLSGPHGRIWQVTEPGTDARKRLKALEIEAPPAVVDHV, from the coding sequence CGGTGCTGGCGCTGTTGCTGGAGCGGGTGGCGGAGCGGGCTTGCCGGGACACGTGGCGCAACATCCGGGACGATCTCCGGCAGATCAAACTGGCGCAATTGTCCGGCCCCCACGGTCGGATCTGGCAGGTCACCGAGCCGGGCACGGACGCCCGCAAGCGCCTGAAAGCACTCGAGATCGAGGCTCCCCCGGCCGTCGTCGACCACGTCTGA